In Sporichthya polymorpha DSM 43042, a genomic segment contains:
- a CDS encoding MMPL family transporter, whose protein sequence is MLWIALTVGVTISAPSVRELGTADQTAFVPASAPSSQADALMRSAFPDDPSRDPAVIVVARPGGLQPGDHAYIRSIVDLLRSPAAEPHVKAVQSTATSPELAPVLRAPDGAAELVIVSLKAQFASASAERAVDFLRDHLSSTMPPGLQIEVTGLAALAADQASATLEAFDKTAVATVLLVLLILMLVYRSLLAPLISLITIGCAFLVARGLAGYLADAGLEVASLAETFMIVMAFGAGTDYVMFVLSRYRETLSTEEHAERNDPARLATATAAVSPTIVASGATVTLGFFAFAAAELGLLRSFGPVLGVAIAVTVLASLTLTPALMRLAGRALFWPVRPAAGRTHQADERWG, encoded by the coding sequence ATCGCCCTGACCGTGGGGGTCACGATCAGCGCACCGAGCGTCCGTGAGTTGGGGACTGCCGACCAGACGGCTTTCGTGCCGGCATCTGCTCCCTCGAGCCAGGCGGATGCCCTGATGCGGTCGGCGTTTCCCGACGACCCCTCACGTGATCCGGCGGTGATCGTGGTGGCACGACCCGGCGGTCTTCAGCCGGGCGATCACGCCTACATACGGTCGATCGTCGACCTCCTCCGCTCACCCGCCGCGGAGCCGCACGTCAAGGCCGTGCAGAGCACGGCCACCAGTCCAGAGCTGGCCCCGGTGCTGCGCGCCCCGGACGGCGCGGCAGAGTTGGTGATCGTCAGCTTGAAGGCGCAGTTCGCTAGCGCCTCAGCCGAGCGGGCGGTCGATTTCCTCCGTGACCATCTTTCCTCCACCATGCCCCCTGGCTTGCAAATTGAGGTCACCGGGCTGGCCGCACTCGCGGCCGACCAGGCGTCAGCAACGCTCGAGGCATTCGATAAGACGGCGGTGGCCACCGTCTTACTCGTGCTGCTCATCCTGATGCTGGTATACCGGTCGCTGCTCGCACCGTTGATCTCGCTGATCACCATCGGTTGCGCGTTCCTGGTTGCCCGCGGTCTGGCCGGCTATCTGGCCGATGCTGGTCTGGAGGTGGCCAGCCTCGCCGAGACGTTCATGATCGTGATGGCGTTCGGCGCCGGCACCGACTACGTCATGTTCGTGTTGTCGAGATACCGCGAAACCCTCAGCACTGAGGAGCACGCCGAGCGCAACGACCCGGCGCGGTTGGCCACGGCGACGGCGGCGGTGTCGCCCACTATCGTCGCCTCGGGCGCGACGGTCACTTTAGGATTCTTCGCCTTCGCCGCCGCGGAGCTAGGTCTGCTCCGATCTTTCGGACCGGTGCTCGGCGTAGCGATCGCTGTCACCGTTCTTGCCTCATTGACGTTGACCCCGGCCCTCATGCGCCTGGCGGGCCGTGCTTTGTTCTGGCCGGTCCGGCCGGCGGCGGGTCGAACGCACCAAGCGGACGAGCGCTGGGGGC